CACCGAGTAGAGGTCACAGTACAACTAGAGAAGATGTAAACACGATCAGTAAACCTGATTTAAAGGCTATATATCAATGGAACACTTCCTTCAACAAatatagaatatacattttttaagcctatgtggaatatttataaaaactacacaaaaattgtgccacaaagaaaataaagaattgaaatcatgcaTAGTATATTCTTTCCACTTACTGGATTTaaggtagaaataaagaaaagagaattattaGAGAATGCTGTTGTGCCTGAGGAAAAAACCCATGGGTCAAAAAATCGTAAtggaaattagaaatattttaaccaAGTGATActaaaatactttatattaaaatttgtgagatgcagcTATAGttgtgcttagagggaaatttatagccttAAGGCAAATACTGGAGAAGAATGGAAGGGAATAAGGgacataaataaatgtagtagGTGTTGGAAAAGGCTTGATGATGAATTTCAATCTGATACTCACGCAAGGAGGACAAGGAAGAAGAAGAACAGTGCCGATGCAATGGATCCATACACAAGGCCCTGGATCAGCCCCTTCATGAACACACTGTAAACTGAACGTTTATCTGGAATCAGAGGGAAGTGAGAGTGTTTTTTCTTCTAAGGCTGTGAAGTCTGAGCTACTCCTCTTCCCTCTGGCCCTGTGCCCATCCTCATCTTGGTCCCCAGGTGCTGTCATTCTAGCTCAGTCAGTAGTCCCCTGTGTACTTACCTGGTAGGAGGAAGATGCTTGAAGTATGGGTTCCATACTGGTTCTTCCCCTCACAGCGGAGACTCATGACTATTTCTGGCTCCCCTATGAGGCTGACGGTGCTGTTGGTCCAGGGGCCAATTATGGTGGAAGTCACCTGGAAGATGTTGTCTGTGCTGTTCACATCCACAGGAACACCTTCCATCAACCACTGCACAGAGGGTGTAGGGATCCCATGGAACGAACAGTTGCACTGTAGAGTCTTCTCCAAGGAGCAAGATGAATAGAGCAGCCTAGTGGGTGCTACGGGAAGGGAAGGTCAGCAATCAGCAAGGTATCCTGACTTCCCTTTTCTACGTCCTTCAGGACCCAGCCTTTTCCTTATTCATGATTCTCAAGGAGCTTTGGAAAGACTTTCTGGAAGCCCAGAGGAGTAGGACTTCACAGACCAGTTACCCTACATCCTCTTTCCTCATCTatctctgactctggctcagctCTTACCTCTGGCCTTCCAGCCATAGAAGCCCTGAGAAGATGTGACAGCTTCCCAGACtcctcccacccagccccaccccagtaCTCAGGAATTTCTCTTGAGCCCACCAGTTCTCTCAGACTCTGCGTCTTCCTTTGCCCACCAGCACTTACAGACCGCCTGGAACATGACCATGCTACTTCTGGTCAACTTAGCTAGGGAGAAGTTCAAATAACATCTGAGAGTGGTGCCATAATCCTGAGGCTTTGGGGTGAAGTGCGGCACCAGGAGGAGGAGTTGCTGGAGCCGTCTGTGTTGGAGGACAGAGTGGGCCaattccaggaaaagaaaagggctTTGGTTTCTCTGCACAGGTGCCTTTGATGGTACAGGTCAAGGTCACAAGATCTCCAGCCACAAGAATCTCTAGGTCGTGGAGCTCTGGTTTCTGGGTCTGGTCTGAAGGGAAAGACAGACTGGGACTGAAACAAGGGATCCTCATGGACATTTAACTGATGCACAGTATTTCCAAGTTACAAAGTGGTTTCTCACCCATTAGCTTACTTGGtactcctcccctccaccccaataACCTCATGGAACCCGGGATTGTTGGATTTTCACAAGTATATTTCCCTTCTCTGCACTTTGTAGGTGAGCAAATGGAGGAGACTTTGCTGAAAGGAGGAAGAGCTTGAACCTGGACACTGCACTCTGAAGACTGAGGGTGAGTGCATTTTCTGAGGATCTACATTGCCTATGATTCCTTACCTGTCCCCCCATCCAGACCTCCTAGGGTCAGCTCCTATGctgtcttcctttccaatccaACTCTCCCCTCaagctctgccccttcccagcagaTCTGTGATCATTTCCCACCTCCACCTCTTACCTGCTGGATGTTGTTGGCTAAgtcacttcctttctctttgccattTCTACTTGGAAACATAAGTTATCAATTATACCTATGTCATTGTATTATTGTTGTAAAAATGAAATACCTAAGGTTTAAAAAGCCCAGTGCCCTGTGAGGTAAAAACCACACAATTACCAAAATGTCTTCTTGGAGTTCTTCCTTTACAAACCACCCACTGCATGAGACTGAATATCACCTGATATGGAGAGTTCAATATCCTCCCACAGGAAGAAATCTTGTGTTCTATATCTGTACAGAATAAGTGTGTCATGATGTCCCTTTTAAGTACATTATGGATCAGCAGGGTACACTCTTGTGCTTCAAGATTCCAAATAGTGTGGAATGTGCCTTTGGTGTTATCATCTATGGTAGCACTGAGTTGATTTATAGCTATGGGGgacatgatatttttattaagccAGTAGGCCACAGGCACAGAATTGCTTGGGGATTCCTTGGGAAGTTCAAATATTCAGAAGATTATACTTCTTCCACTGGTACCTTCTTGACTTCCACCAAAACACAGAACGTAATCCCGTAGGAGAGAGATTCAAGTTGAAAAACTGACGCTAGTGCCCTCCAATATCCTACGTGTACATTAAAGGATTAACCTTACCCTAGAAAGGTTTGGCCCTTGCCCAGCTCCAGGGAGGTAACCTCTAAGCCCTTGGGATGTCTTACCTGATAAGAGTGTCTATTTACTTAGGGGCATGGGCCATTCCAGATAGTCTACATGAACAGTGTGATTTCTGGTGGGGACCTTGGGTCACATGTGGTATCAACTTGACCTCTGAAGTAGCTGGAGACTAAGGTTACCCATGCCTGTGGGACCAGGCTCCCAATAAAAACCCTGGACACTAAAGCTTGGTGAGTTTCTCTGCTTGGCAATACTATGCATATCGCCAAGCATTACTGCCAAGAGAAGTAAATACTGTATGCACAACTCTACTGGGAAAAGACAACTGAAAGCTCATTCTTGGTCTCTCCTAGATACTGCCCTACGTGCCTTTTCCCTTGCTGATTTCAATCTCCATTTGTTTGCTATAATAAACCGTAACTAAATATAACAGTTTTTGCTGAGTTCTGGGAGTCTTTCTTGTGAATCATTGAACCTGAGGATGGTCTTGTGGACCCCTAACTGCACCACCCAATTTagtcttctgggttttttgttgttcttattgtTGGTAGTAATTGTATCTTGTGAAGTTGGCCATGTAGCCCCACTTCTGAATCTCGGTTTCTCAATCAGAAAAACAGGCACAACATTACCAGTGCTGCAATGTTGTGAGAATGAAATACATTAACCAGATGCACATAGTGCCTTATAATCATTGTAGATTGGAACTCAGCTGTTGGCTCTTAGGTGAACAATTATTCTCTTCCCTTCTTGGTTTACCAGATGACAGCTCTCTCTTGTACAAAATGGATGGGTGGTGAACTTCATGGTTCTTGAGGCCACTTCTAGTAATGCCATCTTAAAATTACggtagtaggggcgcctgggtggctcagtcggttaagcggccgacttcagctcaggtcatgatctcgcggtctgtgagttcaagccccgtgtcgggcactgtgctgacagctcagagcctggagcctgtttcagattctgtgtctccctctctctgaccctcccctgttcatgctctgtctctctctgtctcaaaaataaataaacgttaaaaaaaatttaaaaaaataaaaataaaaaagaaaataaaattacggTAGTAATACTGACTTGTGTAAGTGTTTACAGATTTCTCAATACCTTCATAGAAATCAGCTTAAGCCATCCTCATGATGATTTTATTATAGTCCCTTAGACACATcgggaaactggggctcagagaggctaagggCATTGGTCCAGGTTACAGGGAAAGGAGTAACAGCATCAGGCCTGGGACTGGCTTTTCACACGTTAAGTCCAGTACTCCAAAACATCATCACCAGGGATCCTGACACTCTTGGTTCTGGAACACCATGCTATTTCTCTGCTCTAAGATGTGACTTAATGACACCCACCACACAGATGATGGTGTTGAGAGAGAAGATGTGTATACATTTATTATCACTAAAGTTCTAGAGTGGTGTGGCACTAAAATGGCACTAGGAGTCAGAACACCTGGGTACTCCAACAGAGAAATTTCTAGGCAAGTTGCTGAAtctcccagagcctgcttcctcatctgtgaaatgaggacaaTAATTCCTCATGGAGTTACTAGGTAGATGAAATGGGACCCACAGTGGGTCACAGAATATGCACATGGAAGatgtctattatttattatttataaagtacTTAATTCTCTATGTGTAACCTCTTCACCTTACTTTAGCCCTGCCTgtcttccaccccccacccatacCCACCTCACCCCTACCCTTTCTTGGCTTCCTCAGACACTTCCCACCCTACCTCTCATTCCACTTACTGAACCATGACAGTGGCAATGCCATCAGCACTGTCTCAGGGAAAAGAGAGGGCCAGGTCCTAGTTTGCTGCTAACTCTGGCCTCAGATCTGTATGTTGTGGAGGGCAAGATTTGGAATGGATGAGGAGAGAGTCAGCAGGAAGAGGCATGAGGTGGAGGTAGAGGTAAATTCATAGCCCACTAGGGGTTTTTGTCTCTTCAATCTCTCTTAGGTTTCATTTGCCTAGAGAACCAGGAGTGTCATGGAAACAGAGGCTGAGGAGCTTCAAGGATAGAGCAGTGTCTCCATGAGTCTCTCTAGAGTCCAAATACCAcgtctttcttctttcccctccagCTGTCACCACTGAGTCCTCCCCCTTTGAAGGACCTCAAATGCCAGGCTGAGAAGCTTGGCCTCTCTCCCAAGTTGATTAGGAAATCATGGGAACCACAGAAAGTTTTTAACCATGGGGGAACAGGTTTGAACCATGGGGTGTCATAAAGATCACTATGGATCTGCatcaaggagaaagaaatagttTAAGAGAAAGATAATGCATCCTGAGCTGGAACCGTGGCTATGGAGGTGGAGAGGACGGGATATATTTAAGAGGTATTTGAACAATGGGGCActagggtggcttagttggttaagcattttgatttcagctcaggtcatgatctcattgttcgtgagatggagccccacattgggctctacgctaatagcacagagcctgcttgggattctctttcttttcctctctctctgcctccacccgactctctttctctctctctctcaaaataaataaataaactaaaaaaaaaggtatttgagCAATAAAAGACATTTCTATGGCTGACAGGATAAATTCCAAACCCCTTTGCCTTGCATTTGAGGCTGTCCATGATTTTGCCCCACACTTGGCCTATCTCCACTGCTCCCTTCCCTAGGCTCTGCCATTCTTTGCCTGACAAAGAGAAAAGTATCTTTCCACATATGGTCCATACATTCCTGTCTCTGTATATTTACTCAGGCCACTCCCCTTTTCATGGCATCCTTCTGCAACTCTCCCTTCTGCCCACATTCAAATCCTGTCTCTCAGAATTTCTAAGTCCAGGTCAAATTTAACCTCCTTCAAGTAGCCTTCTAGGATCTCCAGAACCACAAAGAAGTCTCCCTTCCCAGACTCTCTTAAGCACCCCTATATGTCCATCTCTTTTATGGCAACGTCTCAGACAAACTCTGAGAACTGTCCTCCCTGATAACCACTCTCCTGTGTATCCCTTTATTTCAAATTTGTTCAGGTGATCAATtccccagttaaaaaaaaaaacccaacaactatATTTCTGCCTCCTGTACATCCAGAGGTGGCTCTATGACAAAGCTGTGGCCAGTGGGCCAAGTACAAgaaaaaggctattaaaatatcGACAGCAAATAAAAGGCTATCCAGCctttaccacattttctttactgtCACAATTGAGCTCTGAAGAACTGTTTTCTGCATATAATCCTAGCTAATAGAATTCCAGagcctggttttaaaaaaataagttttcataataaaggaaacaagtctcagaaagaattgaaaaagatGTTCACTTCCCCTGCAGCTATAAATCAAAAGATATTGTTCTGTGTTATAAAAGGGCTCAAGGAATCTGATTTGATATTATACAAAACCGAGAATGtttataagaatataatttatgTTCTCCTTTGCAATATACAGTTTTGTATGAATATTCATGACTGTTACTGACTTGTTCTGTTCTCTGTTGATACAAATCCGCCCTTGGAAGAACAATTTAAACAAAGTGGTCTTATGAGACTCTAAAGACATTAGAAATTATTCCATGTCTTATGAAAATGATATCcaaataaaatggaattctgaCCAGTTGTCTTACTTGATAATTTCTTGCTCTGGTAACAATAACATTATAACTGACaactctgttttcttaaattgtatACCTATCTGTTAGGATTGTactcttctcttctcccaaatgtatgatgcaaaataaaaaccttggacTCTGCTAGATTATTAAGCAAATACTTTGAGAgacttgttttcttaaaatatcaaCCATGCTGAAGACTTTGGGGAGTTCTGCTTTTCTGATACTAACACCACTTTCTGCTTgttgctttcttctccttccccttcccctcttgctcctcctcctcctccttctctttccctggaaTATGGATGTGATGCTGGAGGTGGAGCAGCCATCTGGCAACCATGAGATAGCCATAAGGATCAAAACCACAGACTGAGGATGTTGTTGACAACAGCATGAGGGTTCTGGTTCCCTGCCAGCCTGATGGAGCCGCTACATTCACCACACACAGCCTACTGTCATGCTTCCTCTTCATTTGGTTGTTTGTCTAGTTGGGAAGTTGATGAAATATCCTACCAGGGGAACTATCCAAGAGTGAGATCCTTGAGAGAAAGCCTTACATCAAACAGATCTTTGTGTCCTCCACAGAGCTTAGAAAGGTTCTTGTCtgataaatattcactgaagaaAAATGTACAAGCACAAATCGTAATGATTTTCCAACTATTTGTTTCTAGGTTAATTCCACTATGGTTAGAAAACATACTTTATACGACTTcaattcatttacatttgttgagacttgttttatagcTCAGAACATAGTCTAAGTGTTCCATGAGCCCTTGACTAGAATATGTATTCTATTATTattggatggaatattctataaatgtcactTAAGTCAATTTGGTTGATGGTATCTATATCCTTACTAATTTTTTCATCTGCTTGCTCAGTTACTGAAAGGGGAGATTTGCATTGTCTAGTTCTTTCTTCGgttagattgtttttttttttaatttttgaaattaaaaattctagttATAAATTACTTCTCAGAATCTAATTGAATATAGTGATTTATTTACGACCTCAGGTCGAAGACTGAGGAGAGCTCTGTGGTGGTTCCACACTGGGCTTTGCAGGTTACTCGCTGGAAGTTTTAGGCAAGTGCTGTTCCCTTTCTGGTTTCCCTCCCATttctcccatctataaaatgagaaggtGTTATAGCCCAGTGTGTAATGGTCCTTCTGACTTTAAAATTCCGATCTCTCCCAATTTCTCATTCCCTTCTCCAGGGCCTGGTGCAGCCACGGGTTGTCTCCACAGGAAACCTCTTTCCCCTCCCGCTAAATGATCATTTCCTTTTCCAGACTTACCCCCTTGTCTTGGGTTCCCACAGCGCCAACCAGGGCCCGCCTCAGCAGGTCTCTGCTAGGCTACTTTCCAGACAACTGAACATCCTCCTCGACTTTGGCCGAGTGCATCACGTGATCGATTGGCCGACTCACTATCTACGGGAACTTCCTGTTCCCATAAGGAACGAACTGATTGGCTGATTTAAAGCCTCCCGACCCGCCGGATCCACCCACTGATACGTGGAATAAGCATGTGTACAACTACTGGATGACTCACCGTGAAGGGACGAAGGGAGAGGAAGGCTAACGCATCAGGCTGACTCATAACAAGTTCAGTAGGCGGCCTGGGAGTCCCCAGCCTCACCAACGTCCGACCAGCCAGAGGTCACGTGGGGAAGCCGCCCCGCGAAGTCCCGCCCCTCAGGCGTGCCATTGAGCACACGTGAATCCGTCTGGAGCCAATCAGGGCCTAATGATGCACGTGGGTGCTGCTGGGACGGGGAGGGACCATGCAGTAGAACCCTTGAGTCTCCCACGCCTTAAGGCAGTCTGGAGCAAGCGGCAGTTCGTTTATCTTGAGCAGAAGGTTCTAAAACCCTACCAGCCCTGTGAACTGCAGGCCTAATCAGCCTTTAAGAGACACTCCTTCCTCAAGCCAGTACTGTGGGCAAGCAGGTGATGGGCGGTGAATTGAAAGCCATCAACCAAGGAACAAAATGCCATGTGCTCGACCCTCGGGGCCGATGAGAAGGCATCTTGTGCCCCATTTCCCTTCCTGCAAGCAAGATCCCTATCACGAACAAAGCGAGACACGTGAGGAAAACCCAGCTCTTCTCTTGTCAAAACCCATCCCTGACCTGTTCCCAACCCAGTTCCCATCCTCTCTCCCATTTCTCGTCTAGATGGCATTCTCCACTCCTTAGGACCACACGTTCTGAAGTTACAGAGTACATGAGGAAATAACCCTCTGTGAGTGAGGATAGAACTTAAAACTTCTCACCAGAGCCTTTGAGGCCCTGAAAGATCTGGCACGTCCGGAGCTCACCCTTCCACCTGAGCTCCGGGGCATAGACCTGGGCTCTTAGACTCACTAAACTTCTCCCATCACAGAGCCTAGAATCTGCTGTCCCTCCGAGTAGCCCCTGATAATCCTTTTGGTCTCTCAGcccaaatgtcactttctcagagaggccttctctgaTTTTCTAATCCAAACTGGGTTCTTCCCCTTGTCCCTCATACTTTCTCATAGTATTATATCCTTTTTCTTCCTAGCACTAGTCAACATTTTAAGCTgcagttttgtgtttatttcattgTTGTGTACCTGTGTAGACCACGAGCTCCACGGAGGCAGGGCCAGTGTCTGTCTGGTTCACTCCACTACCCGGCACAAGGTGGATGCTTATATTTTTGTGGAATGTGTGAACTGCATGCCAAAGGAGTGCCCGTGCATGGGGGCTTATATAAACATCTGCTCTTGAGTACAGGATGACCATCACATTGGTGCTGGATGGAGAACCATTGGATTTATGCACAAATAATGCTTCAGGGAAGAGATGACCCCTTTTTGCAACCTCTGAAAATTACCAGCATCTGGCTCCAGAAGGGAGGATGTCATCCATTCAGAGGGGAACAATACACAGCCATTGTCCATCCTCTTGCCAGATCCCTGTTCTCATTTCTTGTATGCCTGTCTTTCAGCCAAGAAATACTGCACTTACCTCTTAACTAGGCTCTTTGCCTCCGGTCTTCTATCTTCTGAGTTCCATAACTACTCCTAGTATGATTTCACTATGTATCATTCTTTGCTTCAAACCTTGTAACA
The Panthera uncia isolate 11264 chromosome E2 unlocalized genomic scaffold, Puncia_PCG_1.0 HiC_scaffold_19, whole genome shotgun sequence genome window above contains:
- the LOC125916038 gene encoding SIGLEC family-like protein 1 isoform X3 — translated: MVMFQAVSPTRLLYSSCSLEKTLQCNCSFHGIPTPSVQWLMEGVPVDVNSTDNIFQVTSTIIGPWTNSTVSLIGEPEIVMSLRCEGKNQYGTHTSSIFLLPDKRSVYSVFMKGLIQGLVYGSIASALFFFFLVLLAMKILKWWEDSHIPKARESPIIQKPELPEEPETAVESEAKTPGPQLEGSRERTDHGQTYSQTDQDTRMDRKCGDRPAQPDLTDLQGRSSDFV
- the LOC125916038 gene encoding SIGLEC family-like protein 1 isoform X1: MVMFQAVSPTRLLYSSCSLEKTLQCNCSFHGIPTPSVQWLMEGVPVDVNSTDNIFQVTSTIIGPWTNSTVSLIGEPEIVMSLRCEGKNQYGTHTSSIFLLPDKRSVYSVFMKGLIQGLVYGSIASALFFFFLVLLAMKILKWWEDSHIPKARESPIIQKPELPEEPETAVESEAKTPGPQLESRAPERGQTMDRHTPRRIKTHAWIENAETDRPSQTSQTYRAGAATLSENLRPETTARSSRIPWADIPQKTPRCWASWSAPTRDTPASCP